The Pseudomonas wenzhouensis genome has a segment encoding these proteins:
- a CDS encoding malate:quinone oxidoreductase yields the protein MKKILLTLLCLSVIGCSKPREPEKTVDVLLIGAGVMSATLGTYLHELQPDWSIEIYERLDQVAAESSNGWNNAGTGHSAFCELNYTPETADGGIDISKAIAINESFEISKQFWATQVEREVLSKPKSFINITPHMSFVWGDDNVEYLRKRHAALQHSNLFRGMEFTEDHAQIAQWVPLVMQGRDPQQKVAATRMAIGTDVNFGEITRQLIDSLIGKEQASLHLEHEVRDLKRNDDGTWQVIVADLAKDGAEQAINARFVFIGAGGGALKLLQKSGIEEAKGYAGFPVGGQFLMTRNQDVVAQHLAKVYGKASVGSPPMSVPHLDTRVIDGENVLLFGPFATFSTKYLKNGSLLDMFSSMTTDNFMPMVNAGMDNWSLSTYLMGQLMLSQEDRMASLREYFPEAQDADWELINAGQRVQIIKKDAEKGGVLQFGTEVVTSADGSISALLGASPGASTAAPIMLHLIEKAFADKVATPEWQERLKEIIPSYGQKLNDDLALTNRIRQWSSERLELQHIEVAPDVEMAAEPEPAAVAL from the coding sequence ATGAAGAAAATCCTGCTGACGCTGCTTTGTCTCAGCGTGATCGGTTGCTCCAAGCCCCGCGAGCCCGAGAAAACCGTCGACGTGCTGCTGATCGGCGCTGGCGTGATGAGCGCCACCCTCGGCACTTACCTCCACGAGCTGCAGCCGGACTGGAGCATCGAAATCTACGAGCGCCTCGACCAGGTAGCCGCCGAAAGCTCCAACGGCTGGAACAATGCCGGCACCGGCCACTCGGCCTTCTGCGAGCTGAACTACACCCCGGAAACCGCCGACGGTGGCATCGACATCAGCAAGGCCATCGCCATCAACGAGTCGTTCGAGATCTCCAAGCAATTCTGGGCCACCCAGGTCGAGCGCGAGGTGCTGAGCAAGCCCAAGAGCTTCATCAACATCACCCCGCACATGAGCTTCGTCTGGGGCGACGACAACGTCGAATACCTGCGCAAGCGCCATGCTGCGCTGCAGCACAGCAACCTGTTCCGTGGCATGGAGTTCACCGAAGATCACGCGCAGATCGCCCAGTGGGTACCGCTGGTCATGCAAGGTCGCGATCCGCAGCAGAAGGTCGCCGCCACCCGTATGGCCATCGGCACCGACGTCAATTTCGGCGAGATCACCCGTCAACTGATCGACTCGCTGATCGGCAAGGAGCAGGCCAGCCTGCACCTGGAGCACGAAGTCCGTGACCTCAAGCGCAACGATGACGGCACCTGGCAGGTGATCGTCGCCGACCTGGCCAAGGACGGCGCCGAGCAGGCCATCAATGCCCGCTTCGTCTTCATCGGCGCCGGTGGTGGCGCGCTCAAGCTGTTGCAGAAATCCGGTATCGAAGAAGCCAAGGGCTACGCCGGTTTCCCGGTCGGCGGCCAGTTCCTGATGACGCGTAATCAGGACGTGGTTGCCCAGCACCTGGCCAAGGTCTACGGCAAGGCTTCGGTCGGCTCGCCGCCCATGTCCGTGCCGCACCTGGACACTCGCGTGATCGATGGCGAGAACGTGCTGCTGTTCGGCCCGTTCGCCACCTTCTCCACCAAGTACCTGAAGAACGGCTCGCTGCTCGATATGTTCAGCAGCATGACCACAGACAACTTCATGCCGATGGTCAACGCCGGCATGGACAACTGGTCGCTAAGCACCTACCTGATGGGCCAGCTGATGCTCAGCCAGGAAGACCGCATGGCCTCGCTGCGCGAGTACTTCCCGGAGGCGCAGGACGCCGATTGGGAGCTGATCAATGCCGGCCAGCGCGTGCAGATCATCAAGAAGGATGCCGAGAAGGGCGGCGTGCTGCAGTTCGGCACCGAAGTGGTGACCTCGGCCGACGGCAGCATCAGCGCACTGCTGGGCGCCTCGCCGGGTGCTTCCACCGCTGCACCGATCATGCTGCACCTGATCGAGAAGGCCTTCGCCGACAAGGTCGCCACCCCTGAGTGGCAGGAGCGCCTGAAGGAGATCATCCCGTCCTATGGCCAGAAGCTGAACGACGACCTGGCACTGACCAACCGCATCCGCCAGTGGAGCAGCGAGCGTCTCGAGCTGCAGCACATCGAAGTCGCCCCGGACGTGGAAATGGCCGCCGAGCCCGAGCCGGCTGCTGTGGCTCTGTAA
- a CDS encoding nitrite/sulfite reductase, with amino-acid sequence MYQYDDYDRALVRERVAQFRDQVQRRLADELSEEEFLPLRLQNGLYLQKHAYMLRVAIPYGTLSAKQMRALAHIAREYDRGYGHFTTRQNIQFNWVELERVPDILDWLADHDMHAIQTSGNCVRNITTEAFAGVAADEYLDPRPLAEILRQWSTVNPEFLFLPRKFKIALCAAEQDRAAVQVHDIGLQLYRDEAGELRLRVLVGGGLGRTPIIAQTLREGLHWQDCLSYVEAILRVYNRHGRRDNKYKARIKILVKALGIDAFAAEVEREWQPIKDGPARLTEDEYQRVAASFHKPAYVPQDALDLDFGTHLARDEAFARWVSRNVMAHQVPGYLSVVLSTKPGISAPPGDVTAEQMEMLADWSERYGFGEIRVAHEQNLVLPDVRKADLFALWREAEAAGLGTANAGLLTDIIACPGGDFCSLANAKSIPIAQAIQQRFDDLDYLHDLGELSLNISGCMNACGHHHIGNIGILGVDKNGSEWYQLTLGGSQGQQAALGKVIGPSFAAEQVPEVIERIVRTYVDQREVNEGFLDTFQRIGLEPFKASVYSREEVA; translated from the coding sequence ATGTACCAATACGACGATTATGACCGCGCGCTGGTGCGCGAGCGCGTGGCCCAGTTCCGCGACCAGGTACAGCGGCGCCTGGCCGACGAGCTGAGCGAAGAGGAGTTCCTGCCGCTGCGCCTGCAGAACGGCCTGTACCTGCAGAAGCACGCCTACATGCTGCGCGTGGCGATCCCCTACGGCACCCTGTCGGCCAAGCAGATGCGCGCACTGGCGCATATCGCCCGCGAGTACGACCGCGGTTACGGGCACTTCACCACGCGGCAGAACATCCAGTTCAACTGGGTCGAGCTCGAACGCGTGCCGGACATCCTCGACTGGCTGGCCGACCACGACATGCATGCTATCCAGACTTCGGGCAATTGCGTGCGCAACATCACCACCGAGGCTTTCGCCGGTGTCGCCGCCGACGAGTACCTCGATCCGCGTCCGCTGGCCGAGATCCTCCGTCAGTGGTCGACGGTCAACCCGGAATTCCTCTTCCTGCCGCGCAAGTTCAAAATCGCCCTGTGCGCCGCCGAGCAGGATCGCGCTGCGGTGCAGGTGCATGACATCGGCCTGCAGCTGTACCGTGACGAAGCAGGCGAGTTGCGCCTGCGTGTGCTGGTCGGCGGCGGCCTGGGGCGCACGCCGATCATCGCCCAGACCCTGCGCGAGGGCCTGCACTGGCAGGACTGCCTGTCCTACGTCGAGGCCATCCTGCGCGTGTACAACCGCCATGGCCGGCGCGACAACAAGTACAAGGCGCGCATCAAGATACTGGTCAAGGCCCTCGGCATCGACGCCTTCGCGGCCGAGGTGGAGCGCGAGTGGCAGCCGATCAAGGATGGCCCGGCGCGCCTGACCGAGGACGAGTACCAGCGCGTCGCCGCCTCCTTCCACAAACCGGCCTACGTGCCGCAGGACGCCCTCGACCTCGACTTCGGCACCCACCTGGCGCGCGACGAGGCCTTCGCCCGCTGGGTGTCGCGCAACGTCATGGCGCATCAGGTGCCTGGCTACCTCAGCGTAGTGCTGTCGACCAAGCCGGGCATCAGTGCACCGCCCGGCGACGTCACCGCCGAGCAGATGGAGATGCTGGCGGACTGGAGCGAGCGCTACGGCTTCGGCGAGATTCGCGTCGCTCACGAACAGAACCTGGTGCTACCCGATGTACGCAAGGCCGACCTCTTCGCGCTATGGCGGGAAGCCGAAGCGGCGGGGTTGGGCACGGCCAACGCCGGTTTGCTCACCGACATCATCGCCTGCCCCGGTGGTGATTTCTGCTCGTTGGCCAACGCCAAGTCGATCCCCATCGCCCAGGCCATCCAGCAGCGTTTCGACGACCTCGACTATCTGCATGATCTGGGCGAGCTGAGCCTGAACATCTCTGGCTGCATGAACGCCTGCGGCCACCACCATATCGGCAACATCGGCATCCTCGGCGTCGACAAGAACGGCAGTGAGTGGTACCAGCTCACCCTCGGCGGCAGCCAGGGCCAACAGGCGGCGCTGGGCAAGGTGATCGGCCCGTCGTTCGCTGCCGAGCAGGTGCCCGAGGTGATCGAGCGCATCGTGCGCACCTATGTCGATCAGCGGGAGGTCAATGAAGGCTTTCTCGACACCTTTCAGCGCATCGGCCTGGAGCCATTCAAGGCGAGCGTGTACAGCCGCGAGGAGGTGGCATGA
- a CDS encoding CidA/LrgA family protein, protein MMVRGLFWLVLLQLFGVALNHWLLPMLPASIIGLLLLSVWLMWRGAVPEPLQQAAGGLLPYLPLLLAVPASGIMTSSDLLLGELPVIATALVLSLLVTVPFCGWLLQTLIRRQERKG, encoded by the coding sequence ATGATGGTGCGTGGCCTGTTCTGGCTGGTATTACTGCAGTTGTTCGGCGTGGCGCTCAATCACTGGCTGTTGCCGATGCTGCCAGCCTCGATCATTGGCCTGCTGCTGCTCTCGGTCTGGCTGATGTGGCGCGGCGCGGTGCCCGAGCCGCTGCAGCAGGCTGCCGGTGGTTTGCTGCCGTATCTGCCGCTGCTGCTGGCCGTGCCGGCCTCGGGGATCATGACCAGCAGCGATCTGCTGCTCGGTGAACTGCCGGTGATCGCCACCGCGCTGGTGCTGTCGCTGCTGGTCACCGTGCCGTTTTGCGGCTGGCTGTTGCAGACGCTGATCCGCCGTCAGGAGCGCAAGGGATGA
- a CDS encoding LrgB family protein gives MTLLTHHPLFAIALTLAAFLIAAWLYRRSGWLLLQPVLVSVTLIVTTLLLCGVDYATYRAGAEPVAWLLGPATVALAVPLQHNIKRIRQLFWPVMITLTAGGVLSVALTLAIGWVLGADWSVVMSLAPKFVTMPIAMPVAEQIGGVASLAAVMVMLTGVIGTAMGPALLRWAGVDHPAARGLSYGINAHAIGTAHALQEGEECGAFAALAMSLLGIATALLLPLLLG, from the coding sequence ATGACGCTGCTGACTCACCACCCACTGTTCGCCATCGCCCTGACCCTGGCTGCCTTTCTGATCGCCGCCTGGCTCTATCGCCGCAGCGGCTGGCTGCTGCTGCAGCCGGTGCTGGTATCGGTGACGCTGATCGTCACCACCTTGCTGCTGTGCGGCGTGGACTACGCCACCTACCGCGCTGGCGCCGAGCCCGTCGCCTGGCTGCTGGGGCCGGCCACCGTGGCGCTGGCGGTGCCGCTGCAGCACAACATCAAGCGCATCCGCCAGTTGTTCTGGCCGGTGATGATCACCCTGACGGCCGGCGGCGTCCTGTCGGTGGCGCTGACCCTGGCCATCGGCTGGGTGCTGGGCGCCGACTGGAGCGTGGTGATGAGCCTGGCGCCGAAGTTCGTGACCATGCCGATTGCCATGCCGGTGGCCGAGCAGATCGGCGGCGTGGCGTCGCTGGCTGCGGTGATGGTGATGCTCACCGGCGTGATCGGCACGGCCATGGGGCCGGCGCTGCTGCGCTGGGCCGGGGTGGATCACCCGGCGGCCCGTGGCCTGAGCTATGGCATCAATGCGCACGCCATTGGCACCGCGCATGCCTTGCAGGAGGGCGAGGAGTGCGGTGCCTTCGCCGCTCTGGCCATGAGCCTGCTGGGTATTGCCACTGCCTTGCTGTTGCCATTGCTGCTGGGGTGA
- a CDS encoding IS110 family transposase, with translation MKKHTATNQSQALNDLSACTTVAVDLAKRVFQVAGEDVLGQVRYEARIKSREAFYEFLCKLPPSVVVLVETGPGAQAWARQLQGQGNLARILPARLVEGHRSGAKNDRNDALSILRAGRDSKISAVPIKSAASLAMQALHRARQGYVRRRTAMSNQMRGLLLEHGVALAQGDAAISHVIPRVLEDATQPLPEILRELIDELLGEWRQLGERINVLSGRLEAAANADKTAKRLMTVRGVGPIIATALLAKQTEPERFANARLYAAYFGMVPDQHSSGEKIRLGKMSKRGDGYMRSLMIQGAHAVLRQLRPDSQQPDDRRLLGWLSRLGRKEAAVRLANRNLRIAWVLLQNEQTYQRQPVNDRQAEMSH, from the coding sequence ATGAAAAAGCATACAGCAACTAATCAATCCCAGGCCTTAAACGATCTATCGGCCTGCACGACAGTGGCAGTCGATCTTGCCAAGCGGGTCTTTCAGGTGGCGGGAGAAGACGTTCTTGGTCAGGTGCGTTACGAGGCGCGGATCAAGTCGCGTGAGGCATTCTACGAGTTTCTGTGCAAGTTGCCGCCGAGTGTCGTCGTGCTGGTTGAAACTGGCCCAGGTGCTCAGGCGTGGGCACGGCAGCTACAGGGGCAAGGCAACCTGGCGCGGATTCTTCCGGCTCGTCTCGTCGAGGGTCACCGCAGCGGTGCGAAGAATGATCGTAACGATGCCCTGTCGATCTTGCGCGCCGGTCGCGATAGCAAGATTTCAGCCGTGCCCATCAAAAGCGCTGCCTCGCTGGCCATGCAGGCGCTGCATCGCGCTCGGCAGGGTTATGTGCGTCGGCGTACGGCGATGAGTAATCAGATGCGCGGTTTGCTGCTGGAGCACGGCGTGGCTCTGGCGCAAGGCGATGCGGCTATCAGCCACGTGATACCGAGGGTGCTGGAAGATGCAACGCAGCCACTGCCGGAGATACTGCGGGAGTTGATCGACGAATTGCTGGGTGAATGGCGGCAATTGGGCGAACGCATCAATGTCTTGAGCGGGCGCTTGGAAGCTGCTGCGAACGCGGACAAGACCGCGAAACGACTGATGACGGTGCGCGGAGTCGGCCCGATCATCGCCACCGCGCTGCTGGCCAAGCAAACCGAACCTGAACGTTTCGCCAATGCCCGCTTATATGCGGCTTACTTCGGCATGGTGCCTGATCAGCACAGCAGCGGAGAAAAGATCCGCCTGGGCAAGATGAGCAAGCGAGGCGATGGCTACATGCGCAGCCTGATGATCCAGGGCGCGCATGCGGTCCTCCGACAACTACGGCCTGATTCGCAGCAACCGGATGATCGCCGCTTGCTGGGCTGGCTGAGTCGCCTGGGGCGCAAAGAGGCGGCGGTGAGGTTAGCCAACCGCAACCTACGGATCGCCTGGGTGCTGCTACAGAATGAACAGACTTATCAACGCCAGCCAGTTAATGACAGGCAGGCGGAAATGAGTCACTGA
- a CDS encoding DUF934 domain-containing protein, whose protein sequence is MNNLIRLVEGQACIVSDDPWQLDAEGDAPLILPLTAWRERQPAAVLEGRAMSADGLLLQVDDEPEALQPFLASLPLIAIDFPSFRDGRGYSQAYLLRTRLGWRGELRAVGDVLRDQLAHMRQCGFDAFAVRADKSLEDALKGLQGLSVLYGRSVIEPRPLFRRGRHKEESRS, encoded by the coding sequence ATGAACAACCTGATTCGCCTGGTCGAGGGCCAGGCCTGCATCGTCAGTGATGATCCCTGGCAGCTCGACGCTGAAGGGGACGCGCCACTGATCCTGCCACTGACGGCCTGGCGCGAGCGGCAGCCTGCTGCGGTGCTGGAGGGCAGGGCGATGAGTGCCGACGGCCTGCTGTTGCAGGTGGATGACGAGCCGGAGGCGCTGCAGCCGTTTCTCGCCAGCCTGCCGCTGATCGCCATCGACTTCCCCAGCTTTCGCGATGGCCGTGGCTACAGCCAGGCCTACCTGCTGCGTACCCGACTGGGCTGGCGCGGTGAGTTGCGTGCGGTGGGCGATGTGCTGCGCGACCAGTTGGCGCACATGCGCCAGTGCGGCTTCGATGCCTTCGCCGTGCGCGCTGACAAATCGCTGGAAGATGCACTCAAGGGCCTGCAAGGGCTCAGTGTGTTGTATGGTCGCTCGGTTATCGAGCCGCGTCCGCTGTTTCGTCGGGGGCGCCATAAGGAGGAGTCGAGATCATGA